The following coding sequences lie in one Paracidovorax avenae genomic window:
- a CDS encoding 1-aminocyclopropane-1-carboxylate deaminase, translated as MNLQKFPRHALTFGPTPIQPLKRLSAHLGGKVELYAKREDCNSGLAFGGNKTRKLEYLIPEAIEGGYDTLVSIGGIQSNQTRQVAAVAAHLGMKCVLVQENWVNYSDAVYDRVGNIEMSRIMGADVRLDAAGFDIGIRPSWEQAMEDVRRAGGKPFPIPAGCSEHPRGGLGFVAFAEEVRQQEKELGFQFDYIVVCSVTGSTQAGMVVGFAADGRADRVIGIDASAKPEQTREQVLRIARNTAELVELGREITDADVVLDTRYGGPEYGLPNEGTLEAIRLCARQEGMLTDPVYEGKSMHGMIDMVRNGEFPEGSRVLYAHLGGVPALNAYSFLFRNG; from the coding sequence ATGAACCTGCAGAAATTCCCCCGCCACGCCCTCACCTTCGGCCCCACGCCCATCCAGCCCCTCAAGCGCCTGTCCGCGCACCTGGGCGGCAAGGTGGAGCTCTACGCCAAGCGCGAGGACTGCAATTCCGGCCTCGCCTTCGGCGGCAACAAGACCCGCAAGCTCGAATACCTGATCCCCGAGGCGATCGAAGGCGGCTACGACACGCTGGTGTCCATCGGCGGCATCCAGTCCAACCAGACGCGGCAGGTGGCCGCGGTGGCGGCCCACCTGGGCATGAAGTGCGTGCTGGTGCAGGAGAACTGGGTGAACTACTCCGACGCGGTGTACGACCGCGTGGGCAACATCGAGATGTCGCGCATCATGGGCGCCGACGTGCGCCTGGACGCCGCGGGCTTCGACATCGGCATCCGCCCGAGCTGGGAGCAGGCCATGGAAGACGTGCGCCGCGCCGGCGGCAAGCCCTTCCCCATCCCCGCGGGCTGCTCCGAGCATCCGCGCGGCGGCCTGGGCTTCGTGGCCTTCGCCGAGGAAGTGCGCCAGCAGGAGAAGGAACTGGGCTTCCAGTTCGACTACATCGTCGTGTGCTCGGTCACCGGCAGCACGCAGGCCGGCATGGTGGTGGGCTTCGCGGCCGACGGCCGCGCGGACCGCGTGATCGGCATCGACGCCTCCGCCAAGCCGGAGCAGACCCGCGAGCAGGTCCTGCGCATCGCGCGCAACACGGCGGAACTCGTGGAACTGGGCCGCGAGATCACCGACGCGGACGTCGTGCTCGACACGCGCTACGGCGGTCCCGAGTACGGACTGCCCAACGAGGGCACGCTGGAAGCGATCCGCCTGTGCGCGCGGCAGGAAGGCATGCTCACCGATCCGGTGTACGAGGGCAAATCCATGCACGGGATGATCGACATGGTGCGCAACGGCGAATTCCCGGAAGGCTCGCGCGTGCTCTACGCCCACCTGGGCGGCGTGCCGGCGCTCAACGCCTACAGCTTCCTGTTCCGCAACGGCTGA
- a CDS encoding Bug family tripartite tricarboxylate transporter substrate binding protein has protein sequence MTKYLPALRRTGAALLMAIAASGPVPAAHAEGYPARPVQLVVPFPPGGAVDIVGRLIGKPLGDGLGQPVVVENKAGAGTIVGAAFVANAPADGYTLLISSGSTFTGNPALNPKLPYDPVRSYEPIGMVARVPLVLLAHRDVPARNLAEVIAAVKRTPDRFSYGSFGNGTTGHFAGELLWAATGIRPMHVPYRGSAPAMADLMGGQIPFTVDTVAAALPQLKAGKIKAIAVMGATRATQLPDVPTVAESGFPGFAADSWLAVVAPRGLPADARARLQKALGEAMAAPEVRSKLIASGLEPAYEPADAVVSRIEDELPRMRAIAQRANIRAE, from the coding sequence ATGACGAAGTACCTGCCGGCGCTGCGGCGCACCGGTGCCGCGCTCCTCATGGCCATCGCGGCATCGGGCCCGGTGCCCGCCGCGCACGCCGAGGGCTACCCTGCCAGGCCCGTCCAGCTCGTGGTGCCCTTCCCTCCCGGCGGGGCCGTGGACATCGTGGGCCGGCTGATCGGCAAGCCGCTGGGCGACGGCCTGGGCCAGCCGGTGGTGGTCGAGAACAAGGCCGGCGCGGGGACGATCGTGGGAGCAGCCTTCGTCGCCAATGCGCCGGCCGACGGCTACACGCTGCTGATCAGTTCGGGGTCGACATTCACCGGCAACCCCGCGCTCAACCCCAAGCTGCCGTACGACCCGGTGCGCAGCTACGAACCCATCGGCATGGTGGCGCGCGTGCCGCTGGTGCTGCTGGCCCACCGCGACGTGCCGGCCCGCAACCTGGCGGAGGTGATCGCCGCGGTGAAGCGCACGCCCGACAGGTTTTCCTATGGGTCGTTCGGCAACGGCACCACGGGCCACTTCGCGGGCGAACTGCTCTGGGCCGCCACCGGCATCCGCCCGATGCACGTGCCCTACCGGGGCAGCGCGCCGGCCATGGCGGACCTGATGGGCGGGCAGATTCCCTTCACCGTCGATACGGTAGCCGCTGCACTGCCGCAGCTGAAGGCGGGCAAGATCAAGGCCATCGCCGTCATGGGCGCCACGCGCGCGACGCAACTGCCCGATGTGCCCACCGTGGCGGAAAGCGGCTTTCCGGGGTTCGCCGCGGATTCCTGGCTGGCCGTCGTCGCGCCGCGCGGACTGCCGGCCGATGCCAGGGCCCGGCTGCAGAAAGCCCTGGGCGAAGCGATGGCGGCGCCCGAAGTCCGCAGCAAGCTCATCGCCAGCGGGCTGGAGCCCGCCTACGAACCCGCCGATGCGGTGGTGTCGCGCATCGAGGATGAACTGCCGCGCATGCGCGCCATCGCACAGCGCGCGAACATCCGCGCTGAATGA
- a CDS encoding methyl-accepting chemotaxis protein — protein MTLFRNMKLGTMLGAGFSVLILLGLALASFGRLQLGDVSEDVELLTSDRVGKMLQLQELKDNVNIVARGVRNLALLEDAQQMAVEKQRIDKATARNSEIIDQLGRSIQSPRGRELLQKLLQARPPYTAAVNKAAELGLKNDAAAARDMLLNEVRPLQRTYFQAMEDLSAYQQQLMTDSGTETRDQAASAGRLMLVLAAVSAALGGLLAWSITRKVKSQLGGEPAYAAQIAQEVARGNLAVHVDLRPGDSSSVLAAMGAMRSNLAQVVSEVRHSSESIATGASQIATGNADLSQRTEEQASNLQQTAASMEQMNSTVKQNADTVRTASQLASSASATAARGGEVVGNVVRTMQDITDSSRKIGDIIGVIDSIAFQTNILALNAAVEAARAGEQGRGFAVVASEVRTLAQRSAQAAKEIKALIGESVSKVETGSQLVGEAGSTMGEIVEQARRVADLIAEIGAATHEQEQGISQVSDAVNQLDQVTQQNAALVEESAAAADSLNSQAARLVQLVSVFQVDANASQAVIAQAQSRSRDTARAASAALQHAKAPAAAQRPAPSLAAAPKTPAPAQASDATRPALAPAQPAAPASARTRPASSSNDDWETF, from the coding sequence ATGACCCTCTTTCGCAACATGAAGCTCGGCACCATGCTCGGCGCCGGCTTCTCCGTCCTGATCCTCCTGGGCCTGGCCCTCGCGTCCTTCGGCAGATTGCAGTTGGGCGACGTGTCCGAAGACGTGGAACTGCTGACGTCCGACCGCGTCGGCAAGATGCTCCAGCTCCAGGAGCTCAAGGACAACGTCAACATCGTGGCCCGCGGCGTGCGCAATCTGGCCCTGCTGGAAGATGCGCAGCAGATGGCGGTGGAAAAGCAGCGGATCGACAAGGCCACGGCACGCAATTCGGAGATCATCGATCAGCTGGGCCGTTCCATCCAGTCCCCGCGGGGCCGCGAACTGCTGCAGAAACTCCTGCAGGCACGCCCCCCCTACACCGCAGCGGTGAACAAGGCCGCCGAGCTGGGGCTGAAAAATGACGCAGCGGCTGCGCGGGATATGCTCCTGAACGAAGTCCGTCCCCTGCAGCGCACCTATTTCCAGGCCATGGAAGACCTGAGTGCCTACCAGCAGCAGCTGATGACCGACAGCGGTACGGAAACCCGGGACCAGGCCGCCAGCGCCGGCCGGCTGATGCTGGTCCTGGCCGCCGTCTCGGCAGCGCTCGGCGGCCTGCTCGCCTGGTCGATCACCCGCAAGGTGAAGAGCCAGCTCGGCGGCGAACCCGCCTACGCCGCGCAGATCGCCCAGGAAGTCGCCCGCGGCAACCTCGCCGTCCACGTCGACCTGCGCCCCGGCGACTCCTCCTCCGTCCTCGCCGCCATGGGCGCCATGCGCTCCAACCTCGCTCAGGTAGTCTCCGAAGTCCGCCACAGCAGCGAATCCATCGCCACCGGCGCCTCCCAGATCGCCACCGGCAACGCCGACCTCAGCCAGCGCACCGAGGAGCAGGCCTCCAACCTCCAGCAAACCGCCGCCTCCATGGAGCAGATGAACTCCACCGTCAAGCAGAACGCCGACACCGTCCGCACCGCCTCCCAACTCGCATCCTCGGCCTCCGCCACCGCCGCGCGCGGTGGCGAGGTCGTGGGCAACGTCGTGCGCACCATGCAGGACATCACCGACTCCTCCCGCAAAATCGGCGACATCATCGGCGTCATCGACTCCATCGCCTTCCAGACCAACATCCTCGCCCTCAACGCCGCCGTCGAGGCCGCCCGCGCCGGCGAGCAGGGCCGCGGCTTCGCCGTCGTCGCCTCCGAAGTGCGCACCCTCGCTCAGCGCTCCGCCCAGGCCGCCAAGGAGATCAAGGCCCTCATCGGCGAGAGCGTCTCCAAGGTCGAGACCGGCTCGCAACTCGTGGGCGAGGCCGGCTCCACCATGGGAGAGATCGTCGAGCAGGCCCGCCGCGTCGCCGACCTCATCGCCGAGATCGGGGCCGCCACCCACGAGCAGGAGCAGGGCATCTCCCAGGTGAGCGACGCCGTCAACCAGCTCGACCAGGTGACCCAGCAGAACGCCGCCCTGGTGGAGGAATCCGCCGCCGCCGCCGACAGCCTCAACTCCCAGGCCGCACGCCTCGTGCAGCTCGTCAGCGTCTTCCAGGTCGATGCCAACGCCTCCCAGGCCGTCATCGCCCAGGCGCAATCCCGCAGCCGCGACACCGCACGCGCCGCATCCGCCGCGCTGCAGCATGCCAAGGCGCCTGCCGCGGCACAGCGCCCCGCGCCCAGCCTCGCGGCCGCCCCGAAGACGCCTGCACCGGCGCAGGCATCGGACGCTACGCGGCCAGCCCTCGCCCCCGCACAGCCGGCCGCCCCGGCCTCCGCCAGGACCAGGCCCGCCAGCTCCAGCAACGACGACTGGGAAACCTTCTGA
- a CDS encoding MFS transporter has product MAATEAASPSGGAHESHPNQFALLRQRRFAPFFWTQFAGAANDNLFKFAFTVMVTYQLSVSWMPPSMAGLVIGALFILPFLLFSATSGQLTDKIDKTRMIRVVKNLEIAIMLVAAWGFLAASPVVLLGCTFLMGLHSTLFGPVKFAYLPQVLSERELTGGNGMVEMGTFVAILLGQVAGGLLVAVPGVGHAWVAAACVLVALAGRAVAQFIPSAPATDPGLVINWNPVSETWRNLKLAHGNPVVFRSLLGISWMWFFGAVFLSQFPSFAKEVLHGDEHVASLLLVVFSVGIGIGSLLCEVLSRRQVEVGLVPLGAIGMSVFAIDLYFASRGLPPAPAMGLGTFLAQPAHWRVMADLLLLSLFAGLYSVPMYALIQMRSQPTHRARIIAANNILNALFMIGSSVIAGALLSAGWSVPQVFLFTGIANALVAGYIFLIVPEYLLRFVAWVLSRLVYRFRVRGDAHIPAQGAAVLVCNHVSFVDAVLLMAASPRPIYFVMDHRIFRVPVLGWLFRLAKAIPIAPQKEDAAIYEAAFERAAQVLREGDLLAIFPEGGITRDGQLQPFKGGIMKILERAAAEGVRPPVVPMALTNLWGSFFSRVDGHAMARPFRRGLFNRVGLNVGAPVPAEAVQPELLQARVAQLLDR; this is encoded by the coding sequence ATGGCGGCGACGGAGGCCGCCTCCCCTTCGGGTGGCGCGCACGAGAGCCATCCCAACCAGTTCGCGCTGCTGCGCCAGCGGCGGTTCGCGCCGTTCTTCTGGACGCAGTTCGCGGGGGCGGCGAACGACAACCTCTTCAAGTTCGCGTTCACCGTGATGGTGACCTACCAGCTCAGCGTGTCGTGGATGCCGCCGTCCATGGCGGGGCTGGTGATCGGCGCGCTCTTCATCCTGCCGTTCCTGCTGTTTTCCGCCACGTCGGGCCAGCTCACGGACAAGATCGACAAGACGCGCATGATCCGCGTCGTGAAGAACCTGGAGATCGCCATCATGCTGGTGGCGGCCTGGGGCTTCCTGGCGGCCAGCCCGGTGGTGCTGCTGGGCTGCACCTTCCTCATGGGGCTGCACTCCACGCTGTTCGGCCCGGTGAAGTTCGCCTACCTGCCGCAGGTGCTGTCCGAGCGCGAGCTCACGGGGGGCAACGGCATGGTGGAGATGGGCACCTTCGTCGCCATCCTGCTGGGGCAGGTCGCCGGCGGGCTGCTGGTGGCCGTGCCCGGCGTGGGCCATGCCTGGGTGGCGGCCGCCTGCGTGCTCGTCGCGCTCGCGGGGCGGGCGGTGGCGCAGTTCATCCCGAGCGCGCCGGCCACCGATCCGGGCCTGGTCATCAACTGGAACCCGGTCAGCGAAACCTGGCGCAACCTGAAGCTGGCGCACGGCAACCCGGTGGTGTTCCGCTCGCTGCTGGGCATCAGCTGGATGTGGTTCTTCGGGGCCGTGTTCCTCTCGCAGTTCCCCAGCTTCGCCAAGGAGGTGCTGCACGGCGACGAGCACGTGGCCTCGCTGCTGCTGGTCGTGTTCTCCGTGGGCATCGGCATCGGTTCGCTGCTGTGCGAGGTGCTCTCGCGCCGGCAGGTGGAGGTCGGCCTCGTGCCTCTGGGCGCCATCGGCATGAGCGTGTTCGCCATCGATCTGTACTTCGCCTCGCGCGGCCTGCCGCCCGCCCCCGCCATGGGCCTGGGCACCTTCCTGGCGCAGCCCGCGCACTGGCGCGTGATGGCGGACCTGCTGCTGCTGTCGCTGTTCGCCGGCCTCTACAGCGTGCCGATGTACGCGCTCATCCAGATGCGCAGCCAGCCCACGCACCGCGCGCGCATCATCGCGGCCAACAACATCCTGAACGCGCTCTTCATGATCGGCAGCTCGGTCATCGCGGGCGCGCTGCTGTCGGCCGGCTGGAGCGTGCCGCAGGTGTTCCTGTTCACCGGCATCGCCAATGCCCTGGTGGCCGGCTACATCTTCCTGATCGTGCCCGAATACCTGCTGCGCTTCGTGGCCTGGGTGCTGTCGCGGCTGGTGTACCGCTTCCGCGTGCGGGGCGATGCGCACATCCCGGCCCAGGGCGCGGCGGTGCTGGTCTGCAACCACGTGAGCTTCGTCGATGCCGTGCTGCTGATGGCCGCGAGCCCCCGCCCGATCTATTTCGTGATGGACCACCGCATCTTCCGCGTGCCCGTGCTGGGCTGGCTGTTCCGGCTCGCCAAGGCGATCCCCATCGCGCCCCAGAAGGAGGATGCCGCCATTTACGAGGCCGCCTTCGAGCGCGCGGCGCAGGTGCTGCGCGAAGGCGACCTGCTGGCCATCTTCCCGGAAGGCGGCATCACCCGCGACGGTCAGCTGCAGCCGTTCAAGGGCGGCATCATGAAGATCCTGGAGCGCGCGGCGGCCGAGGGCGTGCGGCCTCCGGTGGTGCCGATGGCGCTCACCAACCTCTGGGGCTCGTTCTTCAGCCGGGTGGATGGCCATGCCATGGCGCGCCCGTTCCGCCGCGGCCTGTTCAACCGCGTGGGGCTGAACGTGGGCGCGCCCGTGCCGGCGGAGGCGGTGCAGCCCGAGCTGCTGCAGGCGCGCGTGGCGCAATTGCTGGACCGGTGA
- a CDS encoding helix-turn-helix transcriptional regulator encodes MSTTADLVAALKKELKAAHMTYADLAQALGMAESSVKRMLARGDMPLSRIDAICRALRLDFADLARRVADSQPLLDQLSLEQERAVVADKKLLLMAICVLSQWTLEQILGTYRLSDAEGVKYLAQLDRIGIIELRPLNRYRLKLAKTFRWRAHGPVMHYFRDHALLDYFSGGFDGPGEGVLMVHGAIGRSLAPAFQERLQRVAHDFAQQHLADQRLPERDREGYTVLLAMRRWEFEAFTAMRR; translated from the coding sequence ATGAGCACCACTGCCGACCTCGTCGCCGCCCTCAAGAAGGAACTCAAGGCCGCGCACATGACGTATGCCGACCTCGCGCAGGCCCTCGGCATGGCCGAATCCAGCGTCAAGCGCATGCTGGCCCGTGGCGACATGCCGCTGTCGCGCATCGACGCCATCTGCCGCGCACTGCGCCTGGACTTCGCCGACCTGGCGCGCCGCGTGGCCGACAGCCAGCCCCTGCTCGACCAGCTCTCGCTGGAACAGGAGCGCGCCGTGGTGGCGGACAAGAAGCTGCTGCTCATGGCCATCTGCGTGCTGAGCCAGTGGACGCTGGAGCAGATCCTGGGCACCTACCGGCTCTCGGACGCCGAAGGCGTCAAATACCTCGCGCAGCTCGACCGCATCGGCATCATCGAGCTGCGCCCGCTCAACCGCTACCGGCTCAAGCTCGCCAAGACCTTCCGCTGGCGAGCGCACGGCCCGGTGATGCACTACTTCCGCGACCATGCCCTGCTCGATTACTTCTCGGGCGGCTTCGACGGCCCGGGCGAAGGCGTGCTCATGGTGCACGGCGCCATCGGCCGCAGCCTCGCGCCCGCCTTCCAGGAGCGCCTGCAGCGCGTGGCGCACGATTTCGCGCAGCAGCACCTCGCCGACCAGCGCCTGCCCGAGCGCGACCGCGAGGGCTACACCGTGCTGCTGGCGATGCGGCGCTGGGAGTTCGAGGCCTTCACCGCGATGCGGCGCTGA
- a CDS encoding Ras family protein, which yields MKPQESIEELGKAVEDIAESMTKVATNIALLGVEGNADEQMRVITEENNKVLDRIRKLYNLPAAPGA from the coding sequence ATGAAACCGCAGGAATCCATCGAGGAACTGGGCAAGGCCGTGGAGGACATCGCCGAATCGATGACCAAGGTGGCCACCAACATCGCCCTGCTGGGCGTGGAGGGCAATGCCGACGAGCAGATGCGCGTCATCACCGAAGAGAACAACAAGGTGCTGGACCGCATCCGCAAGCTCTACAACCTTCCGGCCGCACCGGGCGCCTGA
- a CDS encoding S24 family peptidase, protein MDETALQLYRRQRLDEAIAHLTAGNVTAFGRLLGYRDGAFVRQMLSGSRAVSDKTVRAIETLRGMRAWFQADGEPPLQAGERDPAYPDAEAGAEGDAVLVLEVRRQQDLGGGRQGAEPACTGDGGMRTVALTHEWLERRSLRARDLIAVAVGDDSMQPSLHPGDVLAVDTREPSPADGQVFVVDYEGACLVRRVVRDSGAWWLAAENALRFPRKQLTAPSARLVGRVVHVHSETL, encoded by the coding sequence ATGGACGAAACCGCGTTGCAACTGTATCGGCGCCAGCGCCTGGATGAGGCGATTGCCCATCTCACGGCGGGCAACGTCACCGCGTTCGGGCGCCTGCTGGGGTACCGCGACGGGGCTTTCGTGCGGCAGATGCTGTCGGGATCGCGCGCCGTGTCGGACAAGACGGTGCGGGCGATCGAGACGCTGCGCGGCATGCGCGCGTGGTTTCAGGCGGACGGGGAGCCGCCCCTGCAGGCGGGCGAGCGCGATCCGGCCTATCCGGACGCGGAGGCCGGTGCGGAGGGGGACGCCGTGCTGGTGCTGGAGGTGCGGCGCCAGCAGGACCTGGGCGGCGGGCGGCAGGGTGCCGAACCCGCCTGCACCGGGGACGGCGGCATGCGCACCGTCGCGCTCACCCATGAATGGCTGGAGCGTCGCAGCCTGCGGGCACGCGACCTGATCGCGGTCGCGGTGGGCGACGACAGCATGCAGCCTTCATTGCACCCAGGGGACGTGTTGGCCGTGGATACCCGTGAGCCGTCGCCGGCCGACGGACAGGTGTTCGTGGTGGACTACGAGGGCGCCTGCCTGGTGCGGCGGGTGGTGCGCGACAGCGGCGCCTGGTGGCTGGCGGCGGAGAACGCGCTGCGGTTTCCGCGCAAGCAGCTGACCGCGCCCTCGGCGCGGCTCGTCGGGCGGGTGGTGCACGTGCACAGCGAGACGCTGTGA
- a CDS encoding YdaS family helix-turn-helix protein: protein MTLHEYLQQHGALSVRQLRLRMAQYGSPIKSDAQIRQWQHGYARRIPSPLNCVAIEQATGGQVTRKDLRPHDWAAIWPELGAAR from the coding sequence ATGACGTTGCACGAATACCTCCAACAGCACGGCGCCCTGAGCGTCCGCCAGCTCCGGCTGCGCATGGCGCAATACGGCTCGCCGATCAAGAGCGACGCGCAGATCCGGCAGTGGCAGCACGGCTACGCCCGGCGCATCCCCTCCCCGCTGAACTGCGTGGCCATCGAGCAGGCCACGGGCGGCCAGGTCACGCGCAAGGACCTGCGCCCCCACGACTGGGCCGCCATCTGGCCGGAGCTCGGTGCGGCGCGCTGA
- a CDS encoding YXWGXW repeat-containing protein, whose protein sequence is MNHHRQALSLSAASLALAAAMGTVTISAQAATSATVIVQSGPQYVAPAPVVLERWSAPPPPRHERVPPPRRGMVWEQGHWEWRGHGHVWVPGHWLRARPGYVYRQPGWVQQGGRWEMRRGGWDRDGDGVPNRYDRRPDDPYRR, encoded by the coding sequence ATGAACCACCACCGCCAGGCCCTCTCCCTCTCCGCCGCCTCGCTCGCGCTGGCCGCCGCCATGGGTACGGTGACCATCTCCGCGCAGGCCGCCACCAGCGCCACCGTCATCGTGCAATCCGGCCCGCAGTACGTCGCGCCCGCGCCCGTGGTGCTGGAGCGCTGGTCCGCCCCGCCCCCGCCCCGCCATGAACGGGTGCCTCCGCCGCGCCGCGGCATGGTCTGGGAGCAGGGCCACTGGGAATGGCGCGGCCACGGGCACGTCTGGGTTCCGGGCCACTGGCTGCGCGCGCGGCCGGGCTATGTGTACCGCCAGCCGGGCTGGGTGCAGCAGGGCGGCCGCTGGGAGATGCGCCGCGGCGGCTGGGACCGGGACGGCGACGGCGTGCCCAACCGCTACGACCGCCGGCCCGACGATCCCTACCGGCGCTGA
- a CDS encoding Bug family tripartite tricarboxylate transporter substrate binding protein codes for MRRLSDSFSWLGAAALAAAAWTASSPALAADPHGAADWPRQPVTLIMGFPAGSGVDVVARSVQEPLSQKLGQPVIIDYKSGAAGNIASEYVARAKPDGYTLAFGTAATHGSNAALYKKLPFDVEADFVPVGTLIDVSNVLTVNPNVIDAKTLQEFVEIVKANPGKYNYASTGNGAGTHMAFAEFNARLGLNMVHVPYKGGPEAITSVVRGETCCIMNQVQTVLPHYKAGKVRLLGVTTAKPVGAVKEVPTIASSGLPGTQGFDSSIWFGIFAPKGTDPAIVRKLNTALREVLEQPEVRQRFESQGNTVRIETPEQFARTVHKDRAKWAQVVKDAKISVD; via the coding sequence ATGCGCCGTCTTTCCGATTCCTTCTCCTGGCTGGGTGCCGCCGCGCTCGCCGCCGCGGCCTGGACCGCCTCCTCCCCCGCCCTCGCGGCCGATCCGCACGGCGCCGCCGACTGGCCGCGCCAGCCCGTCACGCTCATCATGGGCTTCCCGGCCGGCTCCGGCGTGGACGTGGTGGCCCGCTCCGTGCAGGAGCCGCTCAGCCAGAAGCTCGGCCAGCCGGTCATCATCGATTACAAGTCCGGCGCCGCAGGCAACATCGCCAGCGAGTACGTCGCCCGCGCGAAGCCGGACGGCTACACGCTGGCCTTCGGCACCGCGGCCACGCACGGCAGCAATGCCGCGCTCTACAAGAAGCTGCCCTTCGACGTGGAGGCCGACTTCGTGCCCGTGGGCACGCTCATCGACGTGTCGAACGTGCTCACCGTGAACCCGAACGTGATCGACGCGAAGACGCTGCAGGAATTCGTCGAGATCGTGAAGGCGAACCCCGGCAAGTACAACTACGCCTCCACCGGCAACGGCGCCGGCACCCACATGGCGTTCGCCGAATTCAACGCGCGCCTGGGCCTGAACATGGTGCATGTGCCCTACAAGGGCGGCCCGGAGGCCATCACGTCCGTGGTGCGCGGCGAGACCTGCTGCATCATGAACCAGGTGCAGACCGTGCTGCCGCACTACAAGGCCGGCAAGGTGCGCCTGCTGGGCGTGACCACCGCGAAGCCCGTGGGCGCGGTGAAGGAAGTGCCCACCATCGCATCGAGCGGGCTGCCCGGCACCCAGGGCTTCGACAGCTCCATCTGGTTCGGCATCTTCGCGCCCAAGGGCACGGACCCGGCCATCGTGCGCAAGCTCAACACCGCGCTGCGCGAAGTGCTGGAGCAGCCCGAGGTGCGCCAGCGCTTCGAATCGCAGGGCAACACGGTGCGCATCGAAACGCCGGAGCAGTTCGCCCGGACCGTGCACAAGGACCGGGCCAAGTGGGCCCAGGTGGTGAAGGACGCGAAAATCAGCGTGGACTAG
- a CDS encoding SidA/IucD/PvdA family monooxygenase, which translates to MALSSSLGAAGLAALEQRLQHDLLTLNWRAKAWLPQRMHAGRPVIDVLIIGAGQAGLAASMALAQQGIPAVLLDRAPEDHEGPWATTARMETLRSPKELTGPALGVPSLTFRAWFEAQWGEDAWAALDKIPRLQWMDYLRWYRRVTRADVRNGHAVTAVRPRGDGLVEVDVQAQGHSTTWFARRVVLATGRDGLGGPQIPAFMQGVGRGRWAHSSDVLDYATLRGLRVGVVGAGSSAMDSAATALECGAASVDLLVRRPDLPRINKSKGSGVPGLTHGHHDLPDAWKWRIRHYINTTQVPPPHGSTLRVSRHPNAFFHLGCPVQGVRENPADGALHVATPHGTFAFDFLIVSTGFAIDWAQKPEFAAIAPHVRTWGARYTPPPGDEDQELADSPDLGPVFEFREKLPGDCPGLERVHCFCYPAAISHGTVSGDIPAISDGARRLATGLASLFYREDVDHHFGVLQAYAEPELLGDEWTPADTARRVLPG; encoded by the coding sequence ATGGCTCTTTCTTCTTCTCTGGGCGCGGCCGGGCTGGCCGCGCTGGAACAGCGGCTGCAGCACGACCTGCTGACCCTCAACTGGCGCGCGAAGGCCTGGCTGCCGCAGCGCATGCACGCGGGCCGGCCGGTCATCGACGTGCTCATCATCGGCGCCGGCCAGGCGGGCCTGGCGGCCAGCATGGCGCTCGCGCAGCAGGGCATCCCTGCGGTGCTGCTGGACCGCGCACCGGAGGACCACGAAGGGCCCTGGGCCACCACGGCGCGCATGGAAACGCTGCGCTCGCCCAAGGAGCTGACGGGCCCGGCGCTGGGCGTGCCTTCGCTCACCTTCCGCGCGTGGTTCGAGGCCCAGTGGGGCGAAGACGCCTGGGCCGCGCTCGACAAGATCCCGCGGCTGCAGTGGATGGACTACCTGCGCTGGTACCGGCGCGTCACCCGGGCCGACGTGCGCAACGGCCATGCGGTCACCGCCGTGCGGCCGCGTGGCGACGGACTGGTGGAGGTGGACGTGCAGGCGCAGGGCCACTCCACGACCTGGTTCGCGCGGCGCGTGGTGCTGGCCACGGGCCGCGACGGCCTGGGCGGTCCGCAGATCCCGGCCTTCATGCAGGGGGTCGGCCGCGGCCGCTGGGCGCATTCGTCCGATGTGCTGGACTACGCCACGCTGCGCGGCCTGCGCGTGGGCGTGGTGGGCGCCGGCTCGTCGGCCATGGACAGCGCCGCCACGGCGCTGGAATGCGGCGCCGCCAGCGTGGACCTGCTGGTGCGCCGCCCCGACCTGCCCCGCATCAACAAGTCCAAGGGCTCGGGCGTGCCCGGCCTCACGCACGGCCACCACGACCTGCCGGATGCCTGGAAATGGCGCATCCGCCACTACATCAACACCACGCAGGTGCCCCCGCCGCACGGCAGCACGCTGCGCGTCTCGCGCCACCCCAATGCCTTCTTCCACCTGGGCTGCCCGGTGCAGGGCGTGCGCGAGAACCCGGCCGACGGCGCGCTGCACGTCGCCACGCCGCACGGCACCTTTGCCTTCGACTTCCTGATCGTCTCGACCGGCTTCGCCATCGACTGGGCGCAGAAGCCCGAGTTCGCTGCCATCGCGCCCCACGTGCGCACCTGGGGCGCACGCTACACGCCGCCGCCGGGTGACGAAGACCAGGAACTGGCCGATTCGCCCGACCTGGGACCCGTGTTCGAGTTCCGCGAGAAGCTGCCCGGCGACTGCCCCGGCCTGGAACGCGTGCACTGCTTCTGCTACCCCGCGGCCATCTCGCACGGCACGGTCTCGGGCGACATCCCCGCCATCAGCGACGGCGCGCGCCGGCTGGCCACCGGCCTCGCCAGCCTGTTCTACCGCGAGGACGTGGACCACCACTTCGGCGTGCTGCAGGCCTATGCCGAGCCCGAACTGCTGGGCGACGAATGGACGCCCGCGGACACCGCCCGGCGCGTCCTGCCCGGCTGA